The Lynx canadensis isolate LIC74 chromosome D4, mLynCan4.pri.v2, whole genome shotgun sequence DNA window ggacagaaacaaaaagcgatatttttccaaagtggaCATAtagacggccaacagacacatgaaagatgttcaacttTACTGATGATCatggaatgcaaatcaaaactacaatgagatatcacttcacacctatcagaatggctaaaatcaacaacacaggaaacaacaggtgttggcaaatatgtagagaaaggagaacacttttgcactgtaggtgggaatgcaaactggtgcagcactcTGGggaacagtgtggagtttcctcaaaaaattaaaaacagaactaccctatgacccagcaattgcactactaggaattcattcaaaggatacaaaactgctGATTATTAGGGGGACATGCtccccaatttttatagcaattctatcaacaacagccaaattatggaaagagcacaaatatccatcaactgatgaatagataaagaagatgtggtacctATATGCAACGGAATAATACTCGGTgatgaagaatgaaatcttgtcatttgcaacaacgtggatggaactagagtgtattatgctaagcaaaataagtcaagcagataaagacagatatatgatttcactcatatggaatttaagaaacacaacagattagcataagggaagggaaggctattaagataaaaacagagacggaggcaaaccataggagacttttttttaagcatcatttattgtcaaattggctaacatacagtgtgtaaagtgtgctcttggtttttggggtagatttccGTGGTTcgtcgcttacatacaacacccagtgctcatcccaacaagtggcctcctcaatgcccatcacccattttcccctctcccccacccccattcaccctcagtttgttctctgtatttaagagtcttttgtggcttgtgcctccctccctctctgtttgtaactattttcttccccttccctttccccatggtcttctgttaagtttctcaatatccacatatgagtgaaaacatgtgatatctgtccttctctgacttatttcactcagcaataataccttccagttccatccatgttgcagcaaatggcatgattttattctttctcattgccaagtagtattccattgtatatataaaccacatcttctttatccattcatcagttgatggacatttaggctctttccataatttggctattgttgaaagtgctgcaataaacattgggatacatgtgcccctatgaatcagcactcctgtatccttggataaattcctagtaatgctattgctgggtcataaggcagttctatttttaattttttgaggaacctccacactgtttcccagagcagcTACACAAGTTTGCGTTCCCAtgaacagtgcaagagggttcccatttctccacatcctcgccaacatctgtagtttcctgagttgttcactttagccactctgactggtggtGGGGTGGTAtctggatacacacacacacacacacacacacacacacacacacacactggaatgttactcagatactttaaaaatgaaattttcccaTATTCTACATCATGGATTGACCTAgagtgtattacactaagtgaaataagtcagacagagaaaaaacaaatactatataatttcatttatatgtgaaatataaaagtaaaacaaaacaaacaaacaaacaaacaaacacagaatcaaatacagagaacaaactggtggtagCCAGAAGGGGGTTGGGCAAAATAAAAGAAGgggataaataaatataaacatctagttataaaataagtaagtcatgcaaataaaagtacagcataagaaatatagtcaataatattgtaataatattgtatggtgacagagggtggttacacttattgtggtgaacaCTGACTAATATacaaaattgttgaatcaatatgctGTAACCTGaaacatatattacattttataataattatatttcatggcacaaaaacagacacttagatcaatggaacagaatacagaactcagaaatgggcccacaaatgtatggccaactaatccttgacaaagcaggaaagaatatccaatggaataaaggcagtctcttcagcaagtggtgctgggaaaactggacagcgacctgcagaagaatgaacctggaccactttcttacaccatacacaaaaataaactcaaaatggatgaaaaacctaaacgtaagacaggaaaccatcaaaatcctcaagaagaagcaggcaaaaacctctctgatcttggccacagcaatttcttgctcaacacatctccagaggcaagggaaacaaaagcagaaatgaactattgggacctcaatatatataataaaataataattattttatttatttatttatttataataataattaattataataatataattaatatataataataattatataatatataataaaaataatataaaaacagggagggggacaaaacataagagactcttaaatatggagaacaaacagagggttactggagggattgtgggagggtagatgggctaaatgggtaaggggcaataggaatctactcctaaaatcactgttgcactatatgctaatttggaaaaaatttaaaaagtaaaattaataataaaaacaaaaactactgatagtaaaaaataattatatttcagtaataaacaaaaataaataaattttgaaaaataagtcatagggatgtaatgtacTGCATAGGTAATATAGTTTAAgattgtaacaactttgtatggtgacagattgtAGCTACATTTATCCTGGTAATTACTTCATaaagtatataaatgttgaaggactatgttgtacaccagaaactaatatgttatatgCCAATGACacttaaataatacataaatacataaaaataaacttgaagataTACATGATGTTGTAGTTCTTCCAGGGAGTTGTCCTTTGAACAAATGGAGGCACTCAGGGAActccaataaaactttttcaaGATGGAAACTGGACCTAGGTGTCCCTGCCTGGTGCTCTGTCCTCACTGATATATGGGACATCACCCACTAATCCAGGGACAGAAGCTTATTGTTTCAGAGAGGTTACAAGAGCTAGGAACAGAAAATTATTGTCCATCTTGGACACCTACACCAGGCTATGCAGATGTTGGATTCTACCCAGATGTTTGAGGTGAGGGATATGCGGCCACCTAGGGAGGGAGAACACATACAATTCTTCTGAACCTTTGGAGACAATCCTGTAAAAGGTTAATGTGTGTTTCTCTTCTTACTCTCTCTTCCACCAAACACCAGGGATTTAGTGACACAGCATCAGAAGAATCTCCCATGAGGGATGTAGGGGCTGTAAGTATCTACAGCTTGGGAAGGGTGGTAAGAATCCATGGAAGGGAGCATTCATATTCAAGAAACCTTAGATTTTCTACAACCAGGCACATTTTCTGTTTGCTGTCTCTAAGCACAGTTTGTCTTCTTTTCCATGGAGCAGAAATCAGAGGAGGGGAATAAATACATGAGACAAGACTTCAATGTCCTTCCCTGGTAAGAAGTCAATGTTGAGAATACCTCATGAAAAGGTGTAAATATCTGATCTCAGAGAGATAATTAGTCATCACTGGATGCTAAGAGAGTGACCTTAAGTTTGTGATAAATGTTGAGATTTTATATCTATACTCTATAATCTTTATTTACCCAGTCTACCTGTGAGTCACATAGCCCAGACCTCAGATTAGGAATTATCAGCTGAAGAAAGGGAATTTGGGGAGagaatttctcataaaaatatacTCCTCCCTTTCActttcccttccccagctctctttgcccctaactTCTTACATTCAGTTCTACATTCAGTTCAATGTTTTTAATGACTATCCTGCTTCTGTTGCAAGTGATGTGGAAAGAAGcatgtttgtttaaaaagattGTTATTCTTCAACCACAAATTAGGTGAGATAGCTACTTCATGATTATATAGGGGTGGCTTAGCCAAAATAACCTTTATGAGAAGCTGACCTGAACCTTAGTCATAGACTGTATCTGTGAATCCTGTGATTATCAGCCACAGAGTAAGGAAAAGAAGAcggtaatctctctctctctctctctctctctctccctctctctctctctctctgcctctttttctctctctttcctcttgaaTCTATTTCTATAGATCTATATctcaaaaattctaaaagaacAAGTAAAATACACTTCTGGCTCTCATTGCCCatattcataaagaaaaacattgaagTAAATGCTCTATTAGTAACTGCTAATTCTCATTGCAAGAACCAGATGGAAAGGTGCATGTCCTAGATGACATAAGAACCATTAATTGACAGGACCTTTTATCTGTAGGTGCATTCAAGTCCATGGGAATGTCCAACCTGACAAGACTGTCTGAATTCATCCTCATAGGACTCTCCTCTCACCCTGAGGACCAGAAGCCACTCTTTGCTCTCTTTCTTATCATGTACCTGGTCACTTTAACGGGGAATCTGCTCATCATCCTGGCTATCCGCTCTGATCCCAAACTCCAAaaccccatgtacttcttcctgagCATCTTGTCCTTTGCTGATATTTGCTACACAACAGTCATAGTCCCCAAGATGTTAGTGAACTTCTTATCAGAGACAAAGACCATTTCCTATGCTGAATGTCTGACACAGATgtattttttcctggtttttggAAACATAGACAGTTATCTCCTGGCAGTTATGGCCATTGACCGCTATGTAGCCATTTGTAATCCTTTCCACTATGTCACTGTGATGAACCACAGACTCTGTACGTTGCTGCTGGCCTTCTCCGTAGCTTTCTCCTGCCTCCACTCCCTCCTACATGTCCTCCTGGTGAATCGGCTCACGTTCTGCGCATCAAATGTAATCCAACATTTTTTCTGTGATGTCAACCCTGTTCTGAAACTGGCCTGCTCTTCCACCTTTGTCAATGAAGTTGTGGCCATGACAGAAGGGATGGCTTCTGTGATGGCCCCATGTATCTGCATCATCATCTCATACCTAAGAATCCTCATTGCTGTCTTCAACATTCCCTCGGCGTCTGGAAAATGCAAAGCCTTCTCCACCTGCAGCTCCCATCTCACTGTGGTGACTCTGTTTTATGGGAGTATTAGCTATGAATATTTCCACCCTTTGTCCAGGTATACTGTCAAGGACCGAGTAGCAACAATCATCTACACTGTACTGACATCCATGTTGAATCCATTTATCTacactttgagaaataaagacatgaaaCGGGGCTTAGAGAAACTGATAAGCAGGATTAAGGCTCAAATGGATATGCTTTCTACTACACAAGCCAACAAAATCCATGGATCCTGATTATAAGGTGTGAGTATGGTTGTGTGCTCATGTACACACGCCTGCACACACTCAtaggtgtacacacacacatacacacaccaggATGTAAGgcaaattttgtaaaaatatactCTTTGCTCGACTGTAGTTGCACCCTGTACTTTTCAGCCCTGTGGTCTCTGTTATGTCATGGTTGACAGTATCATTCATGTCTTAGTACCTATGCTACAATGCAGATTACAATATTTCTCTATTCCAGAAAAATCACATTCCTTTTACCCCTTCCATATTTATATGGAACCTCCCATATTTCCAACATTTATAAATACATCCAAATTTGGTCACTTGAATTACAAGAGAGTTTTTGTACATCTACTTAGAAATTTATATATGTGCAAAAATGTTTTGCCTTCATAAACACTCTGTTTTATCTGAAATAGTCAGAAGTTGTTTTGCAGGttgttgggtgggtgggtgagtgtgtgtgtgtgtgtgtgtgtgtgtgtgtgtgtgtgtgtcctctctgTTGGACTAGGAGCTTCCCAACTGCAGAGTCTGTGTTCTCTGATCATGCCATGATACAACTATGGTTCCTTTTATTAATTCTCCCCACAGCTGGATATCCTGAGCTCTGGAGTCATTAGATTCACAACAACTGACATCAATCACTTAACTGACAATTAGTAAGCCAGCTCTATGACTCTGTATGTGTTTtggtctcctcccctcctcaagTTGCATTCATCAGCCAACACTCCCTGAAACTCCTTGCCTGTGTGCTTCTCTCTCAAAGGTGCCTGTATTTCCATGTCTTTTCTATTCATTACTTTTTTCAGAACGATGGAAGATTTGTTCTATGTAATCAGAAATGCTCCCGGTGGCCACTGAAGACAAGAGTCAAAAATCAATGGACGTAAACTACTACTAAGAAGCTTTGGGTTACAAAGCATCATATCAAAGAGGCTCTCAATTCAGTTGGAAAATGAATTACATAGAAAAGCAGTCTgataaattactttattttttcatttattttttaattttatttaaatccaagtaagttaacatataggtaataatgatttcaagagtagaactaGGTGATTCACTGCTTatatttaacacccagtgctcatcccaacaagtgcccttcttaatgtctgtcacccatttagtccatcccctaCTTTAAACTTAAGAAATTGCTTTACCCTTACGAACAGCAACAtggtgagattctctctctttctatccaaGTGTTTGCATTTTAGAGATGCCTAAGTCAATCAAATTAATCTCCCATAGTATTTCAGACAAGAGATTTATGGATAAttctaaagttttaaataatagaataagGAGTCTTTATACCCCTTTGATTTTGCCTCAGTCACCCCTAACCTAGGGCAAGGCTGAGTCTGGGTGAGAACAAATTCCTCAATTTCATTCCTTTATTACATGTATGACAAATTAGTTTAACTCCATTCCAAGTCTCATCAATTGATAAGGATATCCTGTTTTGCTGTAGTGAAAAAACTTGTGCTGAACTCTGCGCTGAATACAGAAGATTGAATAAAGATTGATAACAGTGTCTGTTTTGGTTGTGGGTGCAAAAAGTACCGGCACATATACAACAAGCAGATTTTCACAGCCATTGTAAACCTCACACCTCAGACATCTGAAAATGGAACTTTATTTCTATATCTTCATTTCTATAGTTCAATTTACTTTTGCTATTGAGCCCTCAATCTATCTGGCTGTATCTCAATTCGGACTTAACCCAATCcaatattttttcagtaaatttttatttacaattgagcctcattcattcatttcccacCTCTCATGGATATCATTGTTCCTTCCAAGTCCGTTTCTAAACTCTCAGGACATACACAACTTGTCCCTGATGTCTTCAAAGACACaacaggtttttgtttgcttgtttgtttggtttttagattACTCTGTACTTTCATCTTTGCTGATTAAGTTTCTGACATCTGACCTTATTCCATTCTTTTGTCACCATGGGTAAGAGCTAGGGCTTGACTATGAGATTGATGACTGGCCCACATGACTTCTTATACTGTGCAATGATGATCCAATGGTGATATCAGTGGGGGCCATCATGAGGGGGTTCCTGCCACAGTCCTTTGACATTAGTCTAGTCTTTTCTCTCTATGAACCTGGCTTCTGTTCCTCTCACTCATGTATTTGAACAAGTCACTCTAGGCCCTTgaaaaacctttcattttttttatgttttttttttgtttatttatttttgagaaaaagagagacagagtgtgagtggaggaggtgcagagaaagagggagacacaaaatctgaagcaggttccagattctgagctgtcagcacagagccagatgcaggtctcgaactcacacaaactgcaagatcatgacctgagctgaagttggatgcttaactgactgagcccctggAAAACCTTTAAATTAACCTCCAGGAAAATACTGAGGGCAATATCAGGTCCTCTGCTGTCTAAATAAAATGCCACCATTTTCTATCACTCTTTTTAATTGTGAGAGCAAGAGGAGAACCACTACAGCCCTCATATTGGGATCAGGGCACAAGTCCACTCTACTGTGAGATTCACAGACTTAAAGGACCTTGCAAGAGACTCTCTAGTGTTATTTAAATGTGctctattgcttttatttcttcttcaactCTTCCCTGGGTTATATGTGGATCCCAAGTGATGACTCTTAAGAGTTAAGAATTTGGTGTCTAACACACTGGGGTTTTAGCCTGAATTGTGTTTCCCCCTAATTTCATAAGTTGACATCCTAACCCCCtcatctcagaatgtgacttattttgggatagggcctttaaagaggtaattaagttaaaatgatgtCATGATTCAGGTGGTCTCCAATCCAAGATGACTGGTGTTCTTACAGGAAGAGGAGGTTAAAACACAGATATACACAGAGGTAAGACCTTGCGAAGATACAGATAGAAGATTGCAAGCCAAAAAGCATTTCCTCAGAAGATACCAACGCTGCCAATACCTTGGTCtcaaacttccagcctccagaattataagaaaataaatttccattgcttaagccacccagtctgtaaCACTTTGTATGGCAgccccagaaaacaaatacaatatcTTTGATAATTTTGCTGGTGAgacctgaaaaataaatggtgCTTAATACCCAAAATTTTAATTCACAGTATCTGCTTGCAACAAATCTTCCATTTTGGCAATGAAATCAGTTTTCAAAACCTGAGTGTTGCTGATTCATGGATTATCTCAGAGAATATAAAACTgggaactggggcgcctgggtggctcagtcggttagacatccaactcttgatactggctcatgTTATTgtctcacagtcatgggactgagccccgtgttgggctctacattgagcatggagcctgcttgggattctctctttccctctccctccatccttccccgGCTCAAAGACAAGGAAACACTGATTAAACTAAAGTCTCAAGTAGGAAAAGAATTACTGTTACCATGAGACCTTTGAGTATGTGACAGCTCTTTATTCTACCTTCTTCTAACACAGGTAAAGTCAAAGCTGAATATCCAGTTTCTCCTTAGTAAGATTTTACTTAACCTGACTTGAATTTAACTAAATTGCTTTACCATTTCTTTCTAACATTAATAACTAGAAGCCGACTCTCAGTTATAGACAACAAATTAATGGTTACCAGAGCAGAGGTAGGTGGGGTCATGGGTTAAATACATGTATGTAGAGTATTAAAGAGTTCACTTGTTGTGCACAGCTGCTGGCCTACTGACCATTGGTCAACTTCTGCACTGGCACCTTTATGTCATACAAAGGTAATATAAGTGCTATCTATGTATGATTATGTGCTCACAGTTTTTCCCTCTACAGGAGATTTCAGGCAAGATCattttgcttaaaagaaaaactgtgggTGTTTCAGGGGCCCAAAGATTTCCCCCAGTATGTTCCTGATGAGTTTTAAAGGAATGAGGAGTCATGAGAAGAGATGAGCCTGGGGACTGTGAGGCTGAAGGTGCCCATGGGAATTCCCCAGTGCTGGGCTGGCCAAAGTGCCCCTGGCAAAAGGACTTCCACTGGGAGCTAACCTGTTGTGCCAGAATAGCAACTAAGGCCCAAAACCGAGAATGAAGTCTAACCCCTACATTCTAAAGAATGGTCAGGCACTGGCAATCCAGCCCTCTACCCATCAGGGCTTTGGGGGAATAGCTGGCACAAGCTCCACTACCACCGGCCACCATTCAACCTCCTGCTTCCACTTTGCCATTTTTCCCTGGGCAGCATTTCCATCATCAGCCTCACAAAAGAGGCAGCTGAGTCTTAGAGGATGACCCAAATTTCTTGAGTTTCCTGGCCATAACGCCTTCATAATTTCCATCATCTAGTGAGCTAGTATTTACGTTTtaatcatatactttttaataaatttaaagatgcCAGCCAATGTATACTAGGTTATCATGGTAACATAGAGGTAACTAGCATAAATCTGACCTATAATTCTGACTGATGGGaattaatgacctcattttatttattacttatttatttgagtgacctca harbors:
- the LOC115499138 gene encoding olfactory receptor 1L3-like — translated: MGMSNLTRLSEFILIGLSSHPEDQKPLFALFLIMYLVTLTGNLLIILAIRSDPKLQNPMYFFLSILSFADICYTTVIVPKMLVNFLSETKTISYAECLTQMYFFLVFGNIDSYLLAVMAIDRYVAICNPFHYVTVMNHRLCTLLLAFSVAFSCLHSLLHVLLVNRLTFCASNVIQHFFCDVNPVLKLACSSTFVNEVVAMTEGMASVMAPCICIIISYLRILIAVFNIPSASGKCKAFSTCSSHLTVVTLFYGSISYEYFHPLSRYTVKDRVATIIYTVLTSMLNPFIYTLRNKDMKRGLEKLISRIKAQMDMLSTTQANKIHGS